The genomic segment GCGTCCACGGGGTCGGCGTGCCACGACGGGAAGGTGAGCCTGTCGCCGGTGCTGGCCGCAATGGGCGTGGCGCCGGAGGTCGGTCGCGGCGCCGTGCGGTTGAGTGTGGGACGCTTCACGACAGAGGAGGAAGTGGACCACGCCGCAGACCTGTTGGCCGGTGCGGCAAGCGAGGCGCCGGGGGCGCTCACACCGGGAGCGGGTGCGCGTCGCTGAGGACCTCAAGGAAGCTGTCGAGGCGCGTGACCTTGAACACCTGCAACACGCCGGGCGTCGGGTTGAACAGCGTGAGCCGGCCGCCGGTGTCGCGGAGCGTCGCGTTGAGGGTGACGAGCTTCGCCAGAATGACGCTCGTCAGCATGACGACGCCGGCCAAATCGATGAGCAGGTGCGGGCGGTCCTTGCCCTCGACGAGCCCGTGCATCGCGCGCGCGAACGCGGCGGCGTTCACCTCGGCAAGGGTGGTGCTCGCCGGGAAGCGGACGGTGATGCGGCCGTCCGTCTCGGTGGCCTCGAGCGGCAGTTCGACGACGGGTGAGGACACGGACAAACCCTCAAAAAGGTCGAGAGGTGATGTGACCCGAAGCGCACAAGTCGGTTGTGGCAGTTAGAGGAGAGTCTGTACCGAGGCAGAGCGATTGTAACCGGGCCGGCTCGAGTCCACAATATGACGACCCAACAAGAACCGTAACGCCGGTTCCAGTTCGGTGTGGTCAAAGTGGAAGCCAGAGGCAACCAGCTTCGCGGGCCGGACCCGCGTGCTCGCGAGCAGCGCCTCGTCGGCGACTTCGCCGAACAGAACCCGGAGCGCCGGCCGCGGGAGCCAGAAGAAGGCCGGACGGTTCAGCACGCGGCCGAGCGCTTTGGTGAACTCGCGGTTCGTGACCGGGTTCGGCCCGACCGCGTTCACCGAGCCGCTCAGGGTATCGGTATAAAGTGCGTGGTGAATCGCCCCGACGATGTCGTTCACCGTGACCCACGACTGCCACTGCTTTCCGCTGCCGAGAACCGCGCCCGTGCCCATTTTGAACGCGAAGAGCTGCTTGCCGAGCGCCCCGCCCTTCGGCGAGAGGGCGACGCCGATCCGCAGGTTCACGGTGCGCACGCCCGCGTCCCGCGCCGGTGCGCACGCCCCCTCCCACGCCCGCACCACGCCCGGGAAGAAGCCGGTGCCGGGCGAAGAGTCTTCTGTCAGCTCCTCGTCGCCGCGCGTACCGTAGAACCCGACCGCCGACGCGCACACGAACACCTTCGGCCGCCGCTCCGCAGGCAAAGCCGCGATCGCCTGTGCCACGTTCCGCGTCGGACCGGTGCGGCTCTCAAGAATGCGTTTCTTCTTCTCGGCACTCCAGCGGCCATCGGCCACGTTGTCGCCCGCGAGATGTACCACCGCGTCCACGCCGTCCAGTGCCGCCTCCGGCAGAGGGCCGTCCGGCTTCCACGGGACCCATTTCGTGCCGTCGTCGAACGGCGGGGCGGCCGAGCCGGTGACGAGCCGGACCACCTTGTGCCCACCGGTCGTGAGGAAGGACACGAGGTCCGAACCGATCAGCCCCCGCGAGCCGGTGACCGCGACCGTGAGCCGGGGCCGGTGGGCGAACGCCGCGTGCCGGCGCAGATCGCTCGCGGTGAGCGCGTGCCGGTACGCGAACATGGCCGCCAGTCGCTGCTCCACCATCGCGCCCGCGGCCACCCGCCCGGGGCGCCCGAACGGGAGCCGGTACTCAATGTGATCTTCGAGAACGGATGAGGTCGGCGTGTCGGGTACGAACCGGTGCGTGTGGTTCCAGAACGCGAACGGCCCTTGCAATTCGCGGTCCTGGAACTGCTGCCCCGGCCGGAAGTCGTACAGCTCGGCCACCCACGTTCCGCTCACCGGCCCGACCAGCCCCGCTCGGACCGTCACGCGGTACCCGTCGGTACCGAACGTGCCCTCCTGGTTGACGACGGTCGCGTCCTCCCACGGCGGCTGGAGGCGCTGGAACGCGAGCGGGCGGGCGTGCCACGCATACAATTCTTCGGCCGACACTGGCATCGGCGACCGCGGCTCAAAGATCGCGTTGGGCATGTGGGCACCTGAGAGGCGCGGCCCGCTCCGCGAGTCGCGCCCGCTCATTTCATTTGGGGTCGGTGGCTCGCGTCACTCGCGGAGCGGGTGACCTACTATAAGAGAACCGCAATGACCGTGCCGCGCATCACCGTTCGCAACCTGCACGCCGACCTCGCCGCGGCCGTGGAACACTTCGCCGCGGACACGGCCGACGTCGAGCGGAGCCGCGCCCGTGTGGAAGCGGCGCTCGCCGACGGTCGGGCGCACTACGGCATCAACACCGGGTTCGGGGCGCTCGCGAACAAGCGCGTGCCGGACGACCAGCTCGCCACGCTCCAGCGCAACTTGCTGCTCAGCCACGCCGTCGGCGTGGGCGATCCGGTGCCGCCGGAGGTCACGCGGCTCATGCTCGGGTTGAAGGTCGTGTCGCTCGGCCTGGGGTATTCCGGCGTGTCGCTGCCGGTGTTCCGCCGGCTGGTCGAGTTCGATCGGCGGAACCTGCTGCCCGTCGTGCCGAGCCGCGGGAGCGTGGGCGCGTCCGGCGACCTGGCCCCGCTCGCGCACCTGTGCCTGCCGCTCATCGGCCTCGGCGAGTTCTGGGACGACGACCGCCGGGGCCGCGTGCCCGCGGCCGACGCCCTCCGCGCCCACGACCTCCCGCCGGTGCCGCTCGCCGCAAAGGACGGGCTGGCGCTCATCAACGGCACGCAGCTCATGGCGGCCTACGGGGCGTGGGTGCTGGAGCGGTGCTCGCGCCTGGTCGATCACTTCGACCTCGCCGCGGCGATGTCGCTCGAAGCGCTGCAAGGGAGCATCAAACCGTTCGACGCCCGCGTCCACGCCGTTCGCCCCCACCCCGGCCACGGCGCGGTCGCCGCCAACGTGCGGCTCCTGCTCCGGGAGAGCGAGATCCTCGAATCGCACCGCAACTGCGGCAAGGTCCAGGACCCGTACTGCCTGCGGTGCGTGCCCCAGGTCCACGGCGCGAGCCGCGACGCGCTCGCGTACGCCAGCGGCGTGCTGGAAACCGAGATCAACGGCGTGACCGACAACCCGCTCGTGTTCGCCCGGGACGGGGCCGGGGGCGGGTCCGATCTCGCCGACATCGTGAGCGGCGGGAACTTCCACGGCCAGCCGCTCGCGCTGGCGCTCGACTTCGCGGCCATTGCCCTCGCGGAGTACGCGAGCATCTCCGAGCGCCGCATCTACTTGCTGCTCGAGGGCCACGACGGCCTGCCGCGCCTGCTCATGCGCGAAACCGGGCTCAACTCGGGGTTCATGATCCCGCAGTACACGGCCGCGGCGCTGGTGAGCGAGAACAAGGTCCTGTGCCACCCGGCGAGTGTCGATTCGATCCCCACGAGCCTGGGCCAGGAGGACCACGTGAGCATGGGCAGCGTGTCCGCGGTGAAGCTGCTGATGGTGCTGAAGAACGTGGAAACGGTACTCGCCATCGAGCTGCTCACCGCGGCCCAGGCGCTCGACTACCGGCTCCCGCTGCGCCCGGGGCGCGGGGTGGAAGCCGCGCACCGCCGCATCCGAGAGGTGACGCACCACCGGGAAGCCGACTACCTGTTCCAGGACGATTTGCGCCGCGTGGGCGAGTTAACGGAGGGGCGGGCGCTGCTCGAGGCGGCGGGATCAGGTGGGCAGTCGGGTTGAAAGCTCCCGCGCGTTGGTCCGCAGCATGCTGTCTTCAGCCCTGCGGGCTGAAAACGAGGTCACACCGGCCCTCAACAACGCGAGTACCGCGTCACGGCTTTTCGCCCCCGCGGCCGTCAGCCGGGGCGAGGTCGTGGAGCGTGTGGAGGAGCTGCTTCATCGTGATGCCGGGGTCGATCAGCACGGCCCCGTGCTCGTGGGCGCGGGCCTGCACGCGCCACCCGGCCTGCTCCGGCGAGAGGAGCAGAATCACGCCGACCCGGAGCCCGGCGGCGTCGGCGGCGCGGAGCACGTTGTTGTACGCCTCCACGCCGTCGCGGCCGACCGTGCGGGCGTCGATGATGGCCGCGTGGAACGCCTGCTGCTGGTACCGCTTCACCGCCTGGCCGGGGTCGATGGACAGCAGCACGCGGTAGCCGGACGCCTTGAATTTTTCGCGGAACGCGTCCTGGAGCTTCTGGTTCTGCTCCACCACGAAGAGCGTCTTGGGGCCGGTCGGCACCCGCGACTCCGCGGCGCCGGACGCGACCTCCGCCCGGGCCGCTTGCATCGCCTCCACCAGTTGCGCCGGCGTCTGGAACCGCTCGGTCGGCTCGAACGCCACCATCTTCCCCATCAGGCGCATGAGCGCCGGGGGCACGCCCCGCGCCGGGCCGGTCTTGTGGAGCGTGTCCTCCACGTCCATGTACCGGCGGGCCTGCATCCGCGCCTGCCGGTCCTTGGTCACCGGCATGAGCGGCTGGCCGGTCAGGCACTCGTAGAGCACGCAGCCGAGGAAGTAGATGTCGCTCCGCACGTCGCCCGGCTTCTGGCCCGTGGCCTTCTCCAGGCCGGCGTAATCGACGGTCCGGTCCACGGCCACGTCCTCGTCCCGGTCGTCCTGGCGCTGCAGGTGGACGGACGAGTTCTCGCTGATCTCGGCCAGCCCGAAGTCCACCAGTTTGGCCTGCCCGGTGTTAACGGCGATCAGGATGTTGGT from the Frigoriglobus tundricola genome contains:
- a CDS encoding serine/threonine protein kinase, whose translation is MSVNLDASGIGQLALRLGLVAPDQVRDALDELGDRAAPAADLIRLLERKRQLTPWQGNKLLKGDTDGYFLGGYRLLYKIASGSFGRVYRSDDPRTGQVVAVKVLRNKWTMDKQKVDLFQREGKLGLTIRHANIVSVLAVNQDSKTGQYFIVMEFVEGGNLRDLLQARKKLGAEEALRIMEECAQGLAYSHARGLTHRDIKPTNILIAVNTGQAKLVDFGLAEISENSSVHLQRQDDRDEDVAVDRTVDYAGLEKATGQKPGDVRSDIYFLGCVLYECLTGQPLMPVTKDRQARMQARRYMDVEDTLHKTGPARGVPPALMRLMGKMVAFEPTERFQTPAQLVEAMQAARAEVASGAAESRVPTGPKTLFVVEQNQKLQDAFREKFKASGYRVLLSIDPGQAVKRYQQQAFHAAIIDARTVGRDGVEAYNNVLRAADAAGLRVGVILLLSPEQAGWRVQARAHEHGAVLIDPGITMKQLLHTLHDLAPADGRGGEKP
- a CDS encoding STAS domain-containing protein encodes the protein MSSPVVELPLEATETDGRITVRFPASTTLAEVNAAAFARAMHGLVEGKDRPHLLIDLAGVVMLTSVILAKLVTLNATLRDTGGRLTLFNPTPGVLQVFKVTRLDSFLEVLSDAHPLPV
- the hutH gene encoding histidine ammonia-lyase; the encoded protein is MTVPRITVRNLHADLAAAVEHFAADTADVERSRARVEAALADGRAHYGINTGFGALANKRVPDDQLATLQRNLLLSHAVGVGDPVPPEVTRLMLGLKVVSLGLGYSGVSLPVFRRLVEFDRRNLLPVVPSRGSVGASGDLAPLAHLCLPLIGLGEFWDDDRRGRVPAADALRAHDLPPVPLAAKDGLALINGTQLMAAYGAWVLERCSRLVDHFDLAAAMSLEALQGSIKPFDARVHAVRPHPGHGAVAANVRLLLRESEILESHRNCGKVQDPYCLRCVPQVHGASRDALAYASGVLETEINGVTDNPLVFARDGAGGGSDLADIVSGGNFHGQPLALALDFAAIALAEYASISERRIYLLLEGHDGLPRLLMRETGLNSGFMIPQYTAAALVSENKVLCHPASVDSIPTSLGQEDHVSMGSVSAVKLLMVLKNVETVLAIELLTAAQALDYRLPLRPGRGVEAAHRRIREVTHHREADYLFQDDLRRVGELTEGRALLEAAGSGGQSG
- a CDS encoding TIGR01777 family oxidoreductase — encoded protein: MPVSAEELYAWHARPLAFQRLQPPWEDATVVNQEGTFGTDGYRVTVRAGLVGPVSGTWVAELYDFRPGQQFQDRELQGPFAFWNHTHRFVPDTPTSSVLEDHIEYRLPFGRPGRVAAGAMVEQRLAAMFAYRHALTASDLRRHAAFAHRPRLTVAVTGSRGLIGSDLVSFLTTGGHKVVRLVTGSAAPPFDDGTKWVPWKPDGPLPEAALDGVDAVVHLAGDNVADGRWSAEKKKRILESRTGPTRNVAQAIAALPAERRPKVFVCASAVGFYGTRGDEELTEDSSPGTGFFPGVVRAWEGACAPARDAGVRTVNLRIGVALSPKGGALGKQLFAFKMGTGAVLGSGKQWQSWVTVNDIVGAIHHALYTDTLSGSVNAVGPNPVTNREFTKALGRVLNRPAFFWLPRPALRVLFGEVADEALLASTRVRPAKLVASGFHFDHTELEPALRFLLGRHIVDSSRPGYNRSASVQTLL